A genomic stretch from Chitinophaga agri includes:
- a CDS encoding methylated-DNA--[protein]-cysteine S-methyltransferase: protein MISQELTNYERIARAIDYLKANFKRQPSLEEVAENVYLSPYHFQRMFTEWAGVSPKKFTQYLSVEYAKGLLKEKQASLFDTALETGLSGTGRLHDLFMKIEGMTPGEYKNGGEALSINYSFAESPFGPLILAATPKGLCYLAFGEDRDLAFRQLQEQFPNARYQQLLDMIQQNALYFFTQDWSTLENVKLHLKGTSFQLKVWEALLQIPMGDLSTYGKVAAAAQADRAYQAVGTAIGNNPVAFLIPCHRVIRSNGELGEYHWGSTRKMAIIGWEAARHDRS from the coding sequence ATGATTTCACAGGAACTGACTAATTATGAGCGGATCGCCAGGGCCATTGATTATCTGAAGGCAAACTTCAAAAGGCAGCCCTCCCTGGAGGAAGTAGCGGAGAATGTATACCTTAGTCCCTATCATTTTCAGCGCATGTTTACCGAGTGGGCAGGGGTAAGTCCCAAGAAATTTACCCAGTACCTGAGCGTGGAGTATGCCAAGGGACTCTTAAAAGAGAAGCAGGCCTCCCTTTTTGATACAGCATTGGAAACCGGATTGTCAGGAACAGGCCGGTTACATGACCTTTTTATGAAAATAGAGGGTATGACGCCCGGGGAGTATAAAAATGGAGGTGAGGCCCTTTCCATCAATTACAGCTTCGCAGAAAGCCCCTTTGGCCCGCTTATACTTGCTGCCACTCCAAAGGGACTGTGTTACCTGGCGTTCGGGGAAGACCGGGATCTCGCCTTCCGGCAATTGCAGGAGCAGTTCCCGAATGCCCGTTATCAGCAGCTGCTGGACATGATACAGCAGAATGCGTTGTATTTCTTCACCCAGGACTGGAGTACCCTGGAAAATGTCAAACTGCACCTCAAAGGTACGTCCTTTCAGCTGAAAGTCTGGGAGGCACTGTTGCAGATCCCCATGGGTGACCTGTCTACCTATGGTAAAGTGGCCGCTGCGGCGCAGGCTGACCGGGCTTATCAGGCCGTAGGTACCGCTATAGGGAATAATCCCGTCGCTTTCCTGATACCTTGTCACCGGGTGATCCGGTCCAATGGCGAACTAGGGGAATATCACTGGGGCAGTACCCGGAAAATGGCCATTATTGGCTGGGAGGCGGCCCGGCATGACCGTTCCTGA